TCTTTTGTCATTATATCTTTTACCAGAACATTTTCTAAAGTTACGGATGCCTGAGTAGAACGTTCCTCCTCAGATGCACCGACATAAATGAAGAGAGCAATCAAAGGGAACCAGAGGTTTCCAACAAGAATTCCAAAAATCGCCATCAAGATAGCAAAAAATTTTCCTAAGGCAGCTGCACTTTGCGTAGCTTTGACATAAGACATTCTCCTGGCATAGAAAGCACGGAGCACCCTGCCTCCATCCATGGGGAATGCGGGCAGCAGGTTGAAAATTCCAAGAACTATGTTCATGGCTCCAAGAATCCAGATTGTCAGAAAAACGGGATTGTCAGAAAGCGCAGAGTTTGGTGCAATTATATACCCATATATTAAAAGACAGGCGGCACCTATAATCAGACTCATTAGAGGTCCTGCAAAAGCCATCTTTGCTTCCTGTCCAGGATCTCTTGGCATCTCTTCCATTGAAGAAACGCCTCCGAAAAGGAAGAGCGTGATGCTCTCAATACTGACTCCATAGCGCATTGCCAGATATGAGTGTGCAAGCTCATGCAAAAGGATTGATGCAAAAAGCAGGATTGCGGTCAGGGTTGAAAGCGCATATTTCATAGCAGGCGACTCAACCTCTTGAAAGCCATAAGGGTATGGATTAATGGCGAAGACATATGCAAAAATGGGAAGTATCAAAAGAAAAGTGATGTGCAGTCTTATAGGTATGCCCATTACGCTTCCGATTTTCAGTGCAGATTTCATAAAATAAAATACCCCCTTTATCTATCTAATACAAACACTTAATGAGCTATATATGAAATATATGTGAAACAAGTTGATAAGCCATTATGACACAATGATATGCATATCTGAAATATGTTGCCAGAATGCATGAACGTGCGACAGGTTGTTACACCTAAGCTTCAAAACGTTTGTTTAATTTCTTAATTTTAGCTTATTAGTTTGTTTAATTTCTTAATTTTAGCTTATTAGTTTGTTTAATTTCTTAATTTTAGCTTATTAGTTTGTTTAATTTCTTAATTTTAGCTTATTAGTTTGTTTAATTTCTTAATTTTAGCTTATTAGTTTGTTTAATTTCTTAATTTTAGCTTATTAATTTCAACCCGCTAACCTGATCTGAGAGACAGAAACTATCGTATATCCAAAAGCATCAATTATATTATTTTAAATAGTATAATTATTTTTTGCATCCCTTAAACAGGCAAAGAATAACAACAAACTTGATGATAGTCATCCTAAAGATAAAGTAGCCAGGTAAAATAATGAACTAAATTATGAACTGAACCACTAATCTAACCGCTAATTGAATCATGAACTAAATCACGAACAAAATCATGAACTAAATCAAAATCATGAACTAAATCATGAACAGAATCATGAACAGAATCATGAACTAAATCATGAACAGAATCATGAACTAAATCATGAACAGAATCATGAACTAAATCATGAACAGAATCATGAACTAAATCATGAACAGAATCATGAACTAAATCATGAACAGAATCATGAACTAAATCATGAACAGAATCATGAACTAAATCATGAACTAAATCATGAACAGAATCATGAACTAAATCATGAACAGAATCATGAACTAAATCATGAACTAAATCATGAACTAAATCATGAACAACGGTCAAAACGCTACAACTCGTAAAAGTTCCAAGTTTTTTATTAAACAAAATATTAGTTAATTGCCTCCCTAATTATTTTTTCTCCACAAAACGTAGCTGATTCTAATTTACTATTTAGCAATAATATTATAGATATTTGCTTTCGCAAAATTAAAAGCAACTTTAAATCATTGCTGTCACTTTCTTAAGATCCTCCAAAAATATATTAATACCTTCTGGAGTATTATGCGGCATCAGGACTAAACGGAGGGTTCTTGGAGTGCGGGTGATTGAGACATGCCAGCCGAATCTTTCAAGAAGCTGTTCTCTGACAAAGTCAGGTTCTGGGACTTTTAGAGCAACTACGTTCATTACAGGTTCTAGCAGGGGTTCAAAACCGATTTTTCGAGCTTCTGAAACTAGCTTTGTGGTAAGCTGCATGCAGTATTGCACGTTCTTTCTGTAACCTTCATAGCCGAGATATTTCATAACAGCACAGGTAGCGGCAGCTGAGGCTCCGCTCCTGGTGCCTGTAAGTGTGAACTGGGATTTTGTGGTAAGATATGGAGTGTTTACCTTAAGGGAGTCCAGAAAAGAAGGGGATCTGAAAAGTATGGCGCCTGACGGGATTGTGGACAGGCCCATCTTGTGGGGGTCTATAGCAATGGAAGTAACTCCTGGCACTTTGAAATCAAAAGGCTGGGGTTTTTCTAGGAAAGGAATTACGAAACCTCCAAAAGCCGCATCAACATGCAGGAAAAGCTCATTTTCAAGAGCTAGTTCAGAGAGTTCGGCAATAGGATCCACCTGGCCAAACTCAGTATTCCCTGCTATCCCTACGAGCCCTATGGTGTTTGCATTTATATGACTTTCAACAGAAGCCATGTCTACCCTGAACTCCGAATCCAGTGAAGCCCTTTTGACCTCTATACCCATCATGTCGGCAACTTTATCAAAAGAAAAATGAGCCGACTCGGGAATTACAATGTTTGGAGTTCCTTTCAACCCTTCCTTTCCTGCGGTAACAAGATTTTTCATTCCTCTTACAGCCTGAATATTGGATTCGGTACCTCCTGTAGTAAGGTAGCCACAAACAGAACTCTTAAATGAATCTCCGGATGGAACATCAATTGGGGGGGCGTGAAGAAGCTCACCAAGCATCCTGACAACCTCTTGCTCAAGCCGGTGAGTTCCACCAAAAAGCCCGAGGTCTCCCAGGTTAGCCTCAATAAAGAGCCTATTAACCTCAACCGCGATCTTATGAGGGTGAGTACACATTGAACTTAAAACCCGATAATAATCCGTATCTTCTGACTTTGCATTTTCCAGATAGGAAAATATCTCTCTTTCAGAAAGACCCTTCTTATTCATATAGATAAAGTAAAACCAGTTTTATTTAAAAGACTTATGGAATAAAACTCAAAAAATAATTGAAAAACAAAGAAAAAAGGACTTGAAAGAAAAAAGAAGTAACTCGTATAAAAGGCAATTGCAGCTTAAGTTATATAGCTATATTTTTATAAAAAACAAACGTAGGCTTGAAGGGTAGTTTTTGTAACTTACGGTGTAACTTACGGAAAGGAAAAAATTAAAGTAAAAGAATAACTTTTAAAAATGTTCAAAAAACCATCAATTTTAGAAATAAATCAAGTGAAAAGGGAAAGAAGGAAGAGAGAAGAATTGATAAAGAAGAAAACCGGTTTCCAAAATTCAGAAAGAGATTTGACATATTAAAGAGATTTGATATATTATTCATTGGTTTTATTCACTGGTTTTATTCACTGGTTTTATTCACTGGTTTTATTCACTGGTTTTTAGATCTTATGACCCTAGATAAAGTTTCTCTGTAAATGAAGGATATGGATTGTTAAATTATCAAGAATAATGTATATTTAAAAATTTTGTTCTTAGAGAGAGACCCCTTTATTTCTACTGGAAAGAAGTATTCGTGTTGTAGTGTAGTTTACGGTAGAATTAAACTATAAAAAAGTATAAAAATTATATAAATATTAAAAAAATAATATTAATATTTCTATTAAGTGTTTGATTTTAATTTTGACCTGCTAATTTAGAACTACCCATAACAACATATATATACAAGTAGTGTTATAACACAACAACATTATTTTGTTCCTATAACAAAATAAAATTGTATTTTTTTTGTTCTCAAAACCTCCTTAACCGTTTCAATGGAAACCATGGGGTCTGGGTGTTATATAAACTTTCCAGTAGAAATAAAGGGGTCTTTTCCATTTTCTCCTTCCGTCCAACTTAATAATTTACATAGCTTAAATCTTGAAATTTTAAAACTACATTCCGCAGTTTTTTTGAAAATCAATGTTTTTCTTAATAGTATTTTTGAAATATATTCATATTTCGCCATCTGGATTATTTTTTACCCAGGCATCAGTCTAATCTTTCAGAGTAAAAAAAGAGAAGCAAATGAAGGAAAATAAAAATTAAAATCGACAAAAAACTCTGAAAAATACTCATCTCTTTTTCAAGTTCTTCCTTGTATTTTATGGAAAAGAGGCACCGCCAGGTAATCTGGCGGGGGTATTTTATAGCATGTGAATTGGGAAGTGGTTTAAGGTGTCAAGAAGGTGTTTTTCAGATTACCTACTCATTTGAGGTTTCGAGAGGCACCATGTCTTCTTTGTGAATAGCTTTTCCATGGAGATTTATATGGTTTACGCGGTCGAATTCTTTAAGGATTTCTTCTGTAGGACCTTCCTTATCCAGAATACTGAGGAGGTAGATTGTTATACATGAGAGGAAGAAACCAGGGACAATTTCATACATGTCAAAAATTCCACCTGAAAGTTGCTTCCAGACGATAACAACTAAGCCACCGACAATCATTCCTCCGAGCGCTCCATTTCTGGTTGTTTTTCTCCAGAAAAGAGAGAATAAGATAACAGGCCCAAAGGCTGCTCCAAATCCTGCCCAGGCATATGAGACCAGGCCCATAACCGAGTTATTAGGATCTCTCGCTATTAAATAGGCAATTGTTGAAATTGCAATAACTGCAAACCTGCCCATCCAGACGAGCTCTTTTTCTCCTGCATCTCTTTTTACTATTATCCTGTAGATATCTTCGGTAAAAGCAGAAGCAGCTACAAGGAGCTGGGAATCAGCAGTACTCATAATAGCTGCAAGAATAGCCGCAAGGAGAACTCCTGCAATAACAGGAGTAAACGTGTTGTTTATCATTACCATAAAGATAGTTTCGCTTCCCGCATCTCCAAGAAACTCAGGATAGAGGTAAGCTCTTCCGATGATCCCGCCTACTACAGCAAAAAACAGGGAGATTATAACCCAGACCATTGCAATAAGTCTTGCCTGTTTTATTACTATGGGAGTGCAGAGGGTCACGAATACCCTGACCTTCAGGTCGGGGATGAAGTGAACCCTCGCTGGCTGTTTTGTATTCGCTTAAACTGTATCAATCATCGTTTTTTTGTAAAATGAGGTTTTTTGACACCATAGCCACAGGTGGTTCCAGCTACCTATGGCTAGGATGTGATAAGCGTTGGAATTGCGCAGTTTTAGCCATGGCTATGGTCAGATTACCTACCACATCGTGTTGGTGCCTAAGTATCGATACAAGATATTCTACAATAAACGAGTTAAAAAGGATTGCGAGTCTATATTCCACAATATTTGCACAGAGAAAGGCTACAAAATCCATGCTCTGGAAGTTGTAGATAATCATGTTCACCTGTTCCTGGAATTCCACCCAAGCACCTCTCTATCAGAGGTGGTTCAATACTTGAAAGGAGGTAGTTCTTACAGATTGTTCAAGCTTCATCCTGAACTGAGAACACGATATTGGGGTGGAAGTCTATGGTCAAGTGGTAAATTCTATCGATCCGTTGGAAATGTAACCGCTGACACAATCAAGCACTACATTAAGGAGTCGCAGGGAAAACCGAAAACAGAGGTTCAATCATATAGATTAAAGTCTAGGCAACGGAAAATTGACGATTTCTAAGTACCAGAATAACCGGGCGGGCGGCCCATCAGCATAC
The Methanosarcina sp. WWM596 DNA segment above includes these coding regions:
- the tnpA gene encoding IS200/IS605 family transposase — protein: MELRSFSHGYGQITYHIVLVPKYRYKIFYNKRVKKDCESIFHNICTEKGYKIHALEVVDNHVHLFLEFHPSTSLSEVVQYLKGGSSYRLFKLHPELRTRYWGGSLWSSGKFYRSVGNVTADTIKHYIKESQGKPKTEVQSYRLKSRQRKIDDF
- a CDS encoding CBS domain-containing protein, with translation MKSALKIGSVMGIPIRLHITFLLILPIFAYVFAINPYPYGFQEVESPAMKYALSTLTAILLFASILLHELAHSYLAMRYGVSIESITLFLFGGVSSMEEMPRDPGQEAKMAFAGPLMSLIIGAACLLIYGYIIAPNSALSDNPVFLTIWILGAMNIVLGIFNLLPAFPMDGGRVLRAFYARRMSYVKATQSAAALGKFFAILMAIFGILVGNLWFPLIALFIYVGASEEERSTQASVTLENVLVKDIMTKDVVSVPPSMNVEDLILFMFEKKHMGYPVIEGRDLKGIVTFTDIQRVSTLDRPVTRISDIMTRDVISVTSDAQASDVLKLVTSKNIGRVLVIDNGSLVGVLSRTDLVRTLRLRSE
- the mfnA gene encoding tyrosine decarboxylase MfnA, with the protein product MNKKGLSEREIFSYLENAKSEDTDYYRVLSSMCTHPHKIAVEVNRLFIEANLGDLGLFGGTHRLEQEVVRMLGELLHAPPIDVPSGDSFKSSVCGYLTTGGTESNIQAVRGMKNLVTAGKEGLKGTPNIVIPESAHFSFDKVADMMGIEVKRASLDSEFRVDMASVESHINANTIGLVGIAGNTEFGQVDPIAELSELALENELFLHVDAAFGGFVIPFLEKPQPFDFKVPGVTSIAIDPHKMGLSTIPSGAILFRSPSFLDSLKVNTPYLTTKSQFTLTGTRSGASAAATCAVMKYLGYEGYRKNVQYCMQLTTKLVSEARKIGFEPLLEPVMNVVALKVPEPDFVREQLLERFGWHVSITRTPRTLRLVLMPHNTPEGINIFLEDLKKVTAMI